A single window of Penaeus vannamei isolate JL-2024 chromosome 24, ASM4276789v1, whole genome shotgun sequence DNA harbors:
- the Patr-1 gene encoding protein PAT1 homolog 1: protein MDTDNFFGFDASLAPDDGCLEGGPEDEEYDALNDETFGSAMVDGDWEEGHEQMATLTEAGRISNKQKQLQNALRRDDDGGLAADFHNLGLGRFGSQDGSRFGGSEGGRLGQGSAPINIVGYQSGSSAHHHHMSSALLAGPDLPGSPSNSIWTPSPVLDKLLPVSHHSPSNGVNHSLNQMHVLNQGGMSQPLGLPSIKTVAELEEELKMQQQSRDQTPHGLHMNVVRAEDLERELARQTANKQPQQQHHHPGMNNQMPNHHQYLPRQGSFSGGMPNNHSQMNRQFQRPFGSPGNFQNQMPHLPHQHHQQQRYINNFHNNNNKGMFGQHQMQQQHHHHNQPHAHPNQGHEGFNNYHHHHQNSYNNHYSQQQQQQQNYHHYNNRNPDNRYFNHNGLDSSRGGNERRNMDRRNYDQNRGYDQGKGRQNNSRDDYSGHSGGRTRRDSEAEWEEWHRLREQDEYCGLMTPREKSWLKNIQAMQLHSDSPYQDDYYYVMYSVKQQRKREEEVIEIDGLQLLLPDRGKDGGREYEPPRLENSLGKLQVVSVNAPRKIIDLQVVHLDPSHPTTPLQREMRKHRHLLLHIEKLFNVMMELDDLERKIRLLPDCPTRDLFQSKSRTLASKLWENIHATPERLVQLLCIRKGKSLLVRLLNWLGPNECEKVVMTILQNMTLLSKRDTHDHHLELFWPITDHLIDLAVHQQLLEFASALIAQGGGPQKANLVSALYNKYGVSLLMALMVRGESLLANLEDSPEWQEFLLAIITGLVAVPDNTGKPSNDSSKTPSEMPQALPSVAVAASPHRPAQHLARCKVADPAVLKVAQEKMTALTVSHTKPKGQSPAKS from the exons ATGGATACCGACAATTTCTTCGGATTTGACGCTTCCTTGGCG CCCGATGATGGATGCTTGGAAGGAGGACCTGAGGATGAAGAGTATGATGCCCTCAACGATGAGACCTTCGGGTCGGCAATGGTGGACGGTGACTGGGAGGAGGGTCATGAACAAATGGCCACCCTCACAGAAGCCGGCCGGATAAGCAACAAGCAGAAACAACTTCAGAATGCTTTGAGGAGAGAT GATGACGGAGGCTTAGCTGCAGATTTTCATAACTTGGGTCTAGGACGGTTTGGCAGCCAAGATGGAAGTAGATTTGGAGGTTCTGAAGGTGGTAGGCTGGGCCAGGGCAGTGCACCCATCAATATTGTTGGGTATCAGTCCGGATCCTCGGCTCACCACCATCACATGAGCTCGGCACTCCTGGCTGGACCAGATTTGCCAGGCTCCCCATCCAACAGCATTTGGACGCCCTCACCTGTCCTGGACAAGCTTCTCCCAGTCAGTCACCATTCCCCTTCCAATGGAGTCAACCACTCCTTGAACCAGATGCATGTCTTGAACCAAGGTGGGATGTCTCAGCCTTTGGGACTGCCTTCCATTAAGACTGTGGCTGAGTTGGAAGAGGAACTGAAGATGCAGCAGCAGTCAAGGGATCAGACACCTCATGGCCTGCACATGAAT GTTGTGAGAGCAGAAGATTTAGAGAGGGAACTGGCACGACAGACAGCTAATAAGCAACCGCAGCAACAGCACCATCATCCTGGGATGAATAATCAAATGCCAAACCATCACCAGTATCTACCAAGACAAGGGTCATTCTCTGGTGGAATGCCCAACAATCACAGCCAAATGAACAGACAGTTTCAGAGGCCATTTGGTAGTCCAG GAAACTTCCAGAATCAAATGCCACATCTCCCACACCAGCATCACCAACAGCAGCGTTATATCAATAActtccataataacaataacaaaggaatgTTTGGCCAGCACCAGATgcagcagcaacaccaccaccacaaccagccTCATGCACACCCTAACCAAGGCCATGAAGGCTTCAataactaccaccaccatcatcagaaTAGCTATAATAACCACTActcacagcaacagcagcagcagcagaattaCCACCATTACAACAACCGTAATCCCGACAACCGTTACTTCAACCATAATGGCTTGGACTCGTCTAGAggtggaaatgagagaaggaacaTGGACAGAAGAAACTATGACCAGAATCGTGGTTATGATCAAGGCAAAGG TCGCCAAAATAATAGCCGTGATGACTACTCCGGTCACTCTGGTGGACGAACACGAAGGGACAGTGAAGCAGAATGGGAGGAATGGCATCGTCTGCGGGAACAGGATGAATACTGTGGCCTCATGACTCCGAGAGAGAAATCATGGCTGAAAAATATTCAAGCAATGCAACTCCATTCTGACAGCCCATACCAGGATGACTACTATTATGTG ATGTATAGTGTAAAacaacagaggaagagggaggaagaagtgattGAAATTGATGGACTCCAGTTGCTCCTGCCTGACCGTGGGAAAGACGGTGGTCGGGAGTACGAGCCCCCAAGGCTGGAGAATTCCCTCGGCAAGTTGCAGGTTGTTAGCGTTAATGCTCCCAGAAAGATCATTGACCTGCAAGTTGTGCACCTTGACCCGTCCCACCCTACGACCCCACTACAGCGTGAAATGAGGAAACATAGACATCTCCTTCTACACATTGAGAAG CTATTCAACGTAATGATGGAGCTAGATGATCTGGAACGCAAAATCCGTCTCCTGCCTGACTGTCCCACTAGAGATCTCTTCCAGTCAAAATCTCGTACGTTAGCCTCCAAGCTATGGGAAAACATACATGCAACACCGGAAAGATTAGTACAGTTACTGTGtataaggaagggaaag AGTTTACTGGTTCGTCTTTTGAACTGGCTGGGTCCAAATGAGTGCGAAAAAGTTGTCATGACAATTCTGCAAAACATGACACTTCTGTCCAAGAGAGACACCCATGACCATCACCTGGAACTTTTCTGGCCAATCACAGACCATCTTATAGACTTGGCTGTGCATCAGCAGCTCTTAGAATTTGCATCAGCTCTTATTGCACAAGGAGGGGGACCTCAGAAGGCAAACCTGGTGTCTGCTCTGTACAACAAG TATGGTGTTAGCTTGCTGATGGCCCTAATGGTACGAGGTGAGAGTCTCCTGGCAAATCTAGAAGATTCCCCAGAATGGCAGGAGTTCCTGTTAGCCATTATCACTGGGCTTGTAGCCGTCCCTGACAACACAGGAAAACCTTCAAATGATTCGAGCAAGACTCCCAGTGAAATGCCACAAGCTCTTCCTTCAGTTGCAGTGGCTGCATCACCTCATCGCCCTGCCCAGCACCTAGCTCGGTGCAAAGTTGCTGACCCGGCTGTCCTAAAGGTGGCCCAAGAGAAAATGACAGCCCTTACAGTCAGTCACACCAAACCTAAGGGTCAAAGTCCTGCCAAATCTTAG
- the LOC113821270 gene encoding uncharacterized protein — translation MEDDNEGLKDLILEELTRLGVQNTSESKASQGGSRLLTINYNTNASKSGKLKSKGKRSPRASSAKSPHTKQGHSKGRDDRKHTPKSPFAAAKRKAELRKQNAKEKGLVFGRELGHVPSVCVYMSDGTQVTVAEFLVDVCNLIRRNITVEGIFRKAGSSQRQSDIKKLIDSGSSLPNSVHVIDGACLLKQFLRSLPNPLLSSEVHNKTIKCMQLGKEARTEAVTLCTMLLPLANRHTLVYLMDFLSDVVAASGSNLMDAHNLAIVLAPNLLPTSITVNNRKGAAGPLHSEDAMLATNIEILQLLIENAPRLCRLPNNVALALEHREQSRSTENLLTPSEPHPATRKKRRSASIHRLMTGLRRVVGHSSGGGGSPIRMSGSAECLDSLHLHPGIALSPMPGSGGSPRKRKSSDAFDLGLEACRDPADHLQGPSPPSHKRAKVEGHGGNVGASATTTVDAATSSVSSIPLTVNPFASSAKSRSKMGQPFTIKEIPSTWDVFPQPSTQPSIMGYSKSSLKRSNSAKASALPKSPGTNLHTNHQGVSRKSLGRTEHIGNRAVISKTSLDIANALAPVKIGNRGLISKTSLDITNAMAPVKRPVVKRRSCDIPLRSSEMRGSISEDPTWMRRRSSGNWRKKENEPDGEDVSTLGPRGVPDGAECILRDKVKPTAAVVDTVETLEQQYDDIKSVVKNMEEEVDKNNVQQLKETYFPDSSSLSAQNMSYSEMIQSAYERMKVETKDLEISPSDNLSKRLGKELKIRNRRSSEHRVIRSPSERKIGTIRRRSRELVQNAAKSLINVEDTPANKQVQTPRMKGALMQTPISTALKRGRPNSVKSGLPFVVRALNISSDSVMPVDETPNSSRTVVVNRRNGEQEQIQRLQITNQSLYNRSNEREKMFESSEMSGLENTKNNLSLSSSLPALNTDDSLMGSFLEQFPGPMTRRRSSILSASANSLLLIHSAENSVSIDNKGDSGITMSSHSSECMDVDEELMNNKEQMGSQNKSAVYALPAVVVPDSGRDESWVAAADFIDHIEDIEDEQEGVVSENAGRPSLAALMKQKKVTANVRLFSNLETATPAQRRQSRVRNTPQRLPPQRGANSECRGTKLKHTKSMPYRSTMTPRELLKARQKSFHFDKSPHNLAKVAVVSPLKESTWINIQQEHSRETTKPHRGEATTPQRKFHNDEEGFKTPIIPRNFLRSQSTKSPGTPFITQVETPSAQPPKLPPRASVKPSPIRVQYR, via the exons ATGGAAGATGACAACGAAGGTTTGAAAGACTTGATATTGGAGGAATTGACGCGTCTGGGCGTGCAAAACACCTCAGAGAGCAAGGCTAGCCAAGGGGGCAGCAGACTCCTCACCATCAACTACAACACCAATGCTTCTAAGTCCGGTAAACTCAAGTCCAAAGGCAAGAGGAGTCCCAGGGCGTCGTCGGCCAAGAGTCCCCACACGAAACAAGGCCACTCGAAAGGGCGGGATGACAGGAAACACACGCCCAAGTCCCCCTTTGCAGCCGCCAAGAGGAAGGCTGAGCTGCGGAAGCAAAATGCGAAGGAAAAA GGACTAGTGTTTGGGAGAGAGCTAGGGCATGTTCCCTCAGTATGCGTGTACATGAGTGATGGAACTCAAGTTACCGTCGCAGAGTTCCTTGTGGACGTTTGCAATCTCATCCGCAGAAATATCACAGTTGAAGGCATTTTTCGCAAGGCTGGTTCATCACAGAGACAAAGTGATATTAAG AAATTGATTGACAGTGGAAGCAGTCTTCCCAATAGCGTTCATGTCATAGATGGAGCATGTCTCTTGAAGCAGTTTCTGAGGTCACTGCCAAATCCACTCTTGTCCTCAGAAGTTCATAACAAGACCATAAA ATGTATGCAACTGGGAAAAGAGGCAAGGACAGAAGCAGTGACGCTTTGCACAATGTTATTACCCCTGGCTAACAGACACACACTTGTCTATCTTATGGAt TTTCTTTCAGATGTTGTTGCCGCAAGTGGAAGCAACCTGATGGATGCGCATAATTTGGCAATAGTGTTAGCACCCAACCTCCTGCCAACATCCATCACAGTGAACAATAGGAAAGGTGCAGCAGGGCCCTTGCATTCAGAAGATGCCATGCTTGCAACTAATATTGAGATTTTGCAG TTATTAATAGAGAATGCCCCAAGGTTGTGTCGTCTGCCAAACAATGTAGCACTCGCTTTGGAGCACCGGGAACAGAGCAGATCAACAGAAAACTTGCTTACACCAAGTGAACCCCATCCTGCTACCAGGAAAAAGCGTCGCAGTGCCTCAATACACA GATTGATGACGGGTCTGCGACGCGTGGTGGGCCATTCCTCGGGTGGTGGTGGCTCTCCCATCCGCATGTCAGGGAGTGCTGAATGCCTagactctctccacctccacccaggTATTGCTCTGTCCCCAATGCCAGGATCTGGGGGTTCGCCAAGGAAGCGCAAGTCCTCCGATGCATTTGATCTGGGTCTAGAAGCCTGCAG GGACCCAGCTGACCACCTCCAGGGGCCCAGTCCGCCATCCCACAAGAGGGCCAAAGTTGAGGGTCATGGGGGCAATGTAGgggcttctgctactactactgtggATGCTGCAACTAGTTCtgtctcttctattcctcttacTGTAAACCCCTTTGCCTCatct GCGAAGTCAAGGTCCAAAATGGGCCAACCATTCACCATTAAAGAAATTCCAAGCACGTGGGATGTATTCCCCCAACCAAGCACACAACCCTCCATCATGGGCTACTCCAAGTCGAGTCTCAAGAGATCTAATTCAGCGAAGGCCAGCGCACTCCCCAAATCCCCGGGCACTAACCTTCACACAAACCACCAGGGTGTGAGCAGGAAAAGTCTTGGTCGCACAGAGCACATTGGGAACAGAGCTGTGATCTCAAAGACAAGTTTGGATATTGCCAATGCATTGGCACCGGTGAAAATTGGGAACAGAGGTTTGATCTCAAAGACAAGTTTGGATATTACCAATGCAATGGCACCGGTGAAAAGACCAGTTGTGAAGAGAAGAAGCTGTGATATACCTCTAAGGAGCAGTGAAATGAGAGGAAGCATTTCTGAAGACCCAACCTGGATGAGGCGTCGAAGCAGTGGGAactggaggaaaaaggagaacgaACCTGATGGTGAAGATGTTTCTACTTTGGGACCACGTGGGGTGCCAGATGGGGCTGAGTGTATATTGCGGGATAAAGTGAAGCCAACAGCAGCTGTTGTTGATACAGTAGAAACTTTGGAACAGCAGTATGATGACATTAAGTCTGTAGTAAAAAATATGGAAGAGGAAGTTGACAAGAACAATGTACAGCAGTTAAAAGAGACCTACTTCCCAGACAGTTCTTCATTATCAGCACAGAATATGAGCTACTCAGAAATGATTCAGAGTGCCTATGAGCGAATGAAGGTTGAAACAAAGGACCTGGAAATTAGCCCTTCAGACAATTTATCAAAGAGATTAGGGAAGGAGCTCAAAATCAGAAATCGCAGGAGCAGTGAGCATAGGGTCATTCGATCCCCTAGTGAGAGAAAGATTGGTACCATTAGGAGACGCTCAAGAGAACTTGTGCAGAATGCAGCAAAGAGCCTTATTAATGTAGAGGATACCCCAGCTAATAAACAAGTTCAGACACCAAGGATGAAAGGGGCTCTCATGCAGACACCTATCAGTACAGCATTAAAAAGGGGGAGGCCAAACTCGGTGAAATCAGGTCTTCCATTTGTGGTGAGGGCTTTGAACATTAGCTCAGATTCAGTAATGCCAGTTGATGAAACTCCAAATTCAAGCCGCACAGTTGTTGTCAACAGGAGAAATGGTGAACAGGAGCAGATTCAGCGTTTACAGATTACAAATCAGAGCTTATACAACAGGTCAAATGAACGAGAGAAGATGTTTGAAAGTTCTGAGATGTCTGGGctagaaaatacaaaaaataatttgtCTCTGAGTAGTAGCTTACCTGCATTAAACACTGATGATAGTCTAATGGGAAGTTTTCTGGAGCAGTTCCCTGGACCAATGACACGTAGGCGGTCTAGTATTTTGTCGGCTTCCGCAAATTCATTGCTTTTGATTCATTCTGCTGAAAATTCAGTCAGCATTGATAACAAGGGTGATAGCGGAATCACCATGAGCAGTCATTCCAGTGAGTGTATGGATGTAGATGAAGAACTcatgaataataaagaacaaatgGGTAGCCAAAACAAGTCAGCTGTTTATGCTCTCCCAGCTGTTGTGGTTCCAGATTCCGGCAGAGATGAAAGTTGGGTAGCTGCTGCAGATTTCATTGATCACATTGAGGATATAGAGGATGAACAAGAGGGTGTTGTAAGTGAGAATGCAGGAAGGCCATCACTAGCAGCACTCATGAAACAGAAAAAGGTGACAGCTAATGTGCGATTGTTCAGCAATTTGGAAACTGCAACTCCTGCTCAGAGGAGACAGTCAAGAGTACGTAACACTCCACAGAGACTGCCTCCACAGCGTGGTGCAAACTCGGAGTGCAGAGGAAcaaaactcaaacacacaaagagTATGCCTTATAGATCTACCATGACCCCACGAGAGCTGCTGAAGGCAAGGCAAAAATCATTCCATTTTGATAAATCTCCACACAATCTTGCGAAAGTTGCTGTAGTGTCTCCACTGAAGGAAAGTACATGGATAAATATTCAGCAGGAGCATTCTAGGGAAACAACAAAACCCCACAGGGGTGAAGCAACAACCCCACAGCGGAAATTCCACAATGATGAGGAAGGCTTCAAGACACCCATCATACCAAGGAATTTTCTGCGTAGCCAAAGTACAAAGTCCCCAGGGACACCATTTATAACCCAAGTTGAGACTCCCTCCGCCCAGCCACCTAAACTGCCTCCAAGAGCAAGTGTTAAACCATCACCCATACGTGttcaatatagataa